From a single Bacteroidota bacterium genomic region:
- a CDS encoding roadblock/LC7 domain-containing protein, translating into MSTSLKDVLQPLTSMETVLGVVLVDPDGLVMESTFPTDTDPELLASVYAILDLNIKGQLGKLGESANQVFFSTGDKLILIQKIEDVILVLYTRKSDLAELQSRLLSTGTKVIEFLNLSSAV; encoded by the coding sequence ATGTCGACCAGCTTAAAAGATGTTTTGCAGCCATTGACTTCCATGGAAACCGTATTGGGTGTTGTTCTGGTCGATCCGGATGGATTGGTCATGGAATCCACCTTTCCGACAGACACTGACCCGGAATTACTGGCTTCAGTCTATGCCATACTTGACCTGAATATCAAGGGCCAACTTGGTAAACTGGGTGAGTCGGCAAACCAGGTTTTCTTTTCAACAGGGGATAAACTGATTCTGATTCAAAAGATTGAAGATGTTATCTTAGTATTGTATACTCGCAAATCTGACCTGGCAGAGTTGCAGAGTCGCTTACTTTCAACCGGAACCAAAGTTATCGAATTTTTGAACCTGTCATCGGCTGTATAA
- a CDS encoding GTPase domain-containing protein: MASINYANREIVIKIVYYGPGLSGKTTNLQVIHQNVPDNTRGNMISLATEADRTLFFDLLPLNLGSVKGFNTKFQLYTVPGQVYYNATRKLVLKGVDGVVFVADSTQGKMNENIESLQNLKDNLAEYGIDLNNFPLVLQYNKRDLQNIFTVDELNKALNPNNVPFVEASVIKNIGVFEVLKAISRETLARINKQSTPATPGQAQAPAAQPAPTPAPQPAPAAAAPQPAPQPAPAAQPAPAAQPAQQPAQPGQPQQGGAFFKNLINKMDNK; encoded by the coding sequence ATGGCATCAATTAATTATGCAAACCGGGAAATCGTAATCAAGATTGTTTATTACGGTCCCGGTCTCAGTGGAAAAACAACTAACCTTCAGGTGATTCACCAGAACGTTCCGGATAACACCCGCGGAAACATGATTTCCCTGGCAACGGAAGCTGACCGGACCCTCTTTTTCGACTTACTTCCTCTGAATCTTGGAAGTGTAAAAGGGTTCAATACCAAGTTTCAGTTGTATACCGTTCCCGGACAGGTGTATTACAATGCCACCCGTAAGCTGGTATTAAAAGGGGTTGACGGTGTGGTTTTTGTTGCGGATTCCACACAGGGAAAGATGAACGAAAACATTGAATCACTCCAGAACCTGAAGGATAACCTTGCTGAGTATGGAATTGATTTGAATAATTTCCCGCTGGTCTTACAATACAACAAACGGGATCTTCAGAACATTTTCACGGTGGATGAGCTTAACAAGGCGCTCAACCCGAACAATGTTCCTTTTGTTGAAGCGTCGGTTATCAAAAACATCGGTGTTTTTGAAGTTCTGAAAGCTATCAGCCGTGAAACGCTTGCCCGTATTAACAAACAATCTACACCGGCCACTCCCGGACAGGCACAGGCACCTGCTGCCCAACCAGCACCCACACCGGCTCCGCAACCAGCACCCGCAGCTGCGGCTCCTCAACCGGCTCCGCAGCCTGCACCTGCAGCTCAACCTGCACCTGCAGCCCAGCCTGCCCAGCAACCGGCTCAACCCGGTCAGCCGCAGCAGGGAGGGGCCTTCTTCAAGAATCTCATCAATAAGATGGACAACAAATAA